From Deltaproteobacteria bacterium, a single genomic window includes:
- a CDS encoding 50S ribosomal protein L9: MEIILKERIPSLGDLGDVVKVAPGYARNYLIPKGLAVQATRANRNQFEAEKESLLRKASKLRTDAETLAAALEEQGLEFRRRAGEDDRTFGSVTTMDIESALRERGFEIERKRIQLDEPIKAIGEYTVGVRLHHDVTARLKVTVSREE, from the coding sequence ATGGAGATAATCCTCAAGGAAAGGATACCGTCGCTCGGAGACCTCGGCGACGTTGTGAAGGTGGCGCCGGGCTACGCCCGCAACTACCTCATACCCAAGGGACTGGCCGTGCAGGCCACGAGGGCGAACCGCAACCAGTTCGAGGCCGAGAAGGAGTCGCTGCTCAGAAAGGCCAGTAAGCTGAGGACCGACGCCGAGACCCTGGCCGCCGCCCTCGAGGAACAGGGCCTCGAGTTCAGACGCCGCGCCGGAGAGGACGACAGGACCTTCGGCTCGGTGACGACCATGGACATCGAGTCGGCCCTCCGGGAAAGGGGCTTCGAGATCGAACGCAAGAGGATACAGCTCGACGAGCCCATAAAGGCCATCGGCGAGTACACGGTCGGCGTAAGGCTCCACCACGACGTGACGGCCCGGCTCAAGGTGACGGTCTCGAGGGAAGAGTAA